AATGCATTGATGCGTTTACTTTGTTagttaaatgaaaaagttattaaaaggCTTTATTGTAGCCGTTTATATCAATAGTTACACTGGCGCATGAGTTATGTGTACGTCCTTCCATGTCAGGCGTATGATGTGAACGATGTTGTAACAGATGATTTCATTTAATCTGAAAGAAGATAAGAATGTCAAAATCACCTGATACAAGACAGCTGAGCTTAACAAAATGCATATATGTTAATTCATgcaatattgtaaaaaatgtgaataatttatttttaagtatatatagtataaatatatttcaaaattttatttataaaaattaatcattttgaGAATCATTTTTAAAGCAATGGGTATACTTCCTCACTATACTGTGAGAATTCTAGATAAcatttagtatatattattttgaatgatctatttatatattatattaacattatattctCTTATGAtcattatatgtgtatatacatgAGTGTATACACATTTTGttcttatttcttaaatatgattttatatttgtatgaattaCATAAGAATATTAGaaactttaatattaaatatattatataaaaattcgtatatGAGATAAGAAATGCTATTTTAACATGTTgtgttttcaaattatatagaaatcgaaataaatacttttataaagtTACGTtctatttcaaagaaatagaaaaggaaggcagaaagaaagaaagaatggaattatgtagactttttatttcatagaGTTAGCTATCTATATGATTCTTATAGTTAGCTACCTAagtatacatgtacatactTTCGTATGCCATCATACGTCGATTCGTGGTTTCGTTATGATCAGCGGCCGAGTGTGTGTTTCTAACCTCTAAGCTTATTTAAAGAATCCAATTATTACGAACTATCGAAATTATGTCTGTATATCACGATGAAGTAGAAATTGAAGATTTCGAGTATGACGAGGACGAAGAAGTATATTACTACCCATGCCCTTGTGGGGATCAGTTTCAAATCTCTAAAGCAGAATTAGCCGCTGGTGTGGAAGAAGCCACATGTCCTTCGTGCTCTTTGGTTATTAAAGTAATTTACGATAAAGAGGCATTTGCAACTAAACAAGAAGAACTTGTTAGGGATGAGGAGAAACTGCTTACGACCCAAAAGGTTTGACTTACATACGTTCAAGCTGAACAAAGTTGGACACACGAGCAATGGCcaaagtatacatatatatatatatatatataattaatattattatttatatacaatatatttgtatataattaccaatagatttgaaacaaattttcaaattgtccTTAATTCTCTATTATATTGGTtgttattgttaaaaaatagaacatgtataatacaattataatagaaaataacagaGGAAGAGGAAAACTTTCCACGTCAATCCGCACAAAATAACGAGACTTTGCTAAAGTAGAGGTATTGTCACCACCAGTCTGACGACTTCCACCCTTAAAGATAAATATCCTCTtttgaagtaaaaatatttgcccTTTGATATTAACCCAAAAGCAAATTATCTGATGGAATGAAAAGGTTAACAATGTGTTGTTTCTCATAAATAAAGGAGATACGAAGAAGTATTGAAATAAGTACCAAGATCATCAATAAAAGTAGTTGTGAGAGAATGTCGATAGAATTGAGATCTCAGCTGTAAAATCATAAAGGTCTGAAGAAGcctaaaaaggaaaaggaaaaagaaaggagaaggaTGATGGAGGAAAAGAACTAGACAAGGAAGCGAACAAGGGAATCGATAACGcgaataattgtataattattctaatgaTGGAGAAGGATACCACGATGAAAACGATAATTTAGATGATGGACCTATTTATTAAGATAGTTTTTataagaattgaaaatttctctcTGTTTTCCATTATTGGACTAGGATACTTATAAGCCGCTAATTGAGCACTGTATGgcaatgtatatatgtattttttaccgaattatgtatattgataataaattattttaggaTACTTAAATAACGGCAGAGTCTTATGCGCTCGCacgtattatttcatattcctCAGTAATTATGTTTTTTAAGGAAATTGGTATCGAAGGGTGGTGGTATGGTAAACGGCagtgtattaaaaaaaaaaggaaattaattttccgaAACACAATTAAAAGAGTCCAGGGTCAGAGGAAGCGTCGGCGTGTTCTTTATTACgagtatttcaatttctaatatataatatatatatttatatatatatatataatatatatatagccaTAATAATCTgcaattattgtaataaatgatCCTTCTCTACGATGCAATCGGAGAGTAAAAACGCAATTTTGGACGAGAAGGGGATGCGCAAAAGTACCgtagtgttacgtaatgcttAACATTTTACGCTCGCCGTGATAGTTGTTCTTTTGTAACAACCCACGTTAAGTAATCATTctcatttcctttcttttgctttcgttcgcaaacaacaaatttttacataGATCATCGTCGGTCCCGGAATGTGCACATTGAGCGTGGGAAGGGAAtatgagaaaaaaagaagacggTCAGTGATCGTGAAAGAAGAAGTCGGTCTCCTGAAATTTCCAGCCGCTCGTTATCAcgttttcgttatttattaaattacgtgCGATATTGAAATAGGAGATATTGGAATATCGTTGCGTAAATTTCGGAATCGGGATCGGATGTACAGCGATCGAATCGTTTGCGGTAACGCGACAGGATCGTGGAAATTGCGTTTGTATATCTAGATATCATGACTTGGCAGTAAGTCGAAGTTAAAAATTTCGCGTatgatttgaaatttctttaaatttttatcttgaaaTATCTTGCAACGTCTTTCGTATCCTTGCAGGGTGTTGATGAAATAACAAGATGTTACATTATAGCAAACGATTCAGATCCGATATTTCATCGACATAACGAGTGAATTATGTACTTGATCGAAGAAACGCGTACATAGATTTTCGTATGACAaaatataaacgaagaaacattTCATCCGTATACTTTTCTGGCATCGTCGATCACGATCGTTCAACTTTGCAGTACTCGTTCGATTTCCCTTACTACTGTCTGTCCATCtgttttgtaaaatacgaGAAATCTTGTCGTGTCGCATTCCTTTGTTGCAAATAAACCGATCAATGATTTATGTTCTTcctaaaaagaagaaaaaaaaaaaaaaaagaaaaagaaaaaaggaaaggaaaagtaCTAGAAGAAATCGTACGGTTCCTGATTCGAGATTATTAacgttttaagaaaataaagaatcgaCCCAATCAGTACCGGATAATCATTCATTCTATTCGTTGTAAAGCATACTCGTCGTCGTTATTTCTGCGATAATAGTCGATCAGTTACACATGATTCTCTTATTCTGACAAAACAGCCTCTTTGCTTTGCTTTATCCCCTTAGcctttttcgtttaaataccATCGTTGTTCTAACGTCATCTTCTTTTCACCCGcattgtttttttaataatatactatataatgtatatagacATATTTATATGTGTTTCGCACAACCTATCTAAGTATGTATAAGTAGGCATAAAAACTGAGGCGAGAATACAGGCGAAACCCCAAAACAGTAATCACTCAcgtattatatcattttgtaatttcttcctACTTGTTTTGAAAGTAAATGATTTTCATGATAGTAGTATCTATCATCAGAGTTTCTACCTAGCCAATTTTTGTCGCATCGTAAAGATCTGTCTCCTAACGTATTAGAAGACTGTACTTTTACTCCGCGTACTATCGGCTTTTCTCTTCGATCTTGAATCGTTGGACACAGAAAAAATGCGCGTGTCCAGAACGTGGCCAGCACGTTCACGGGATTTGCCGTTTCTCTTAAGGCCCGTTCGTCGATGGTTTTGCAAGTTATTTTCGACAGTGATAGAATCTGAAATCTGTCCACGCGTGTACGTGAGAAGAAAGGCTTGGAACGACGAGAAGCGAAGCGTTGGTCGACGGTTTAAAAGGAGAAAACGTTTACGCGGAACAagaaatcgttcgatcgactAGAAGGAAAAGATTATCGTAAACATTCGATCCTCGAATTTCCAAGCCTCTTCCTAGACGTAATTCCTTTATGTTTAGACACGCGTAATCatatagaaatgaaagaaagtttTATACATATAGTGAATTTCGCCTAACAGAAGGGCGTTGTTGTAGTCTTGCGAAAAATCTTACAAACGGTTCAAGCTCGATGTCCATTGATTATCCATCGACAtacacgataaaaataaatgtataaaggTTTGAAATGCTTGATTTCTGCACGGTGTTCGTTAAGTTTTCACCTCGTTCGGAAACAGGAACAATTTTCGAATACACGGCGGCCAGTTGATAGGTCTGATAGGTTTGGTTTATGAAATTGCGTTTCCTCCGCTCCATGCCGCACGCGTGTCTCGCGACTTTTGCTTCCAGCAAAATATAgcagtttatatatataatagccCTACAAGATGGTGGATGACGTTCTGGAAATCACAGGACAAATCAGCTTCTAAATTCGGATGGGCAGTGTAAGCTTCTGCGAGGTGCTTCTTCGACATGTTTAAAGCGGCTACGAGCCTTGTCGATCAACGTTTCCGTCTCCGTTTTTATGCGCTTACACCAAACTGTTCAAtgcctttctctttctcctcttgCGCTCCCTTCTtctttgcttttcgatttagcaacaaaaacgaaaaagaaatggaaacaaCATGAAATTCGTCGAATCGGTGGCGCTTTCAAAAATCTTCTAACGCACACTTCTAACAAGTGGCAACAAGTAAATATACATTATCACAATCATCGCAATTACGCAATTAGAATAATCATCGTAGTAACAGCgcagtaataataatagtttgTACAACGCCACTGTTCCGAGTGAATCTCTTAGAAACATTCGACGAACTGTCGTAACAGCGTTATTTCAGTTTCTGTTCGTTCTAATTAAATAGTAACTCCAGTTGCAAGGCTATTGCGCGCGGAATGGAATAATTGAGCGCTTATCACAATAGATCGTGTTCACCGAAATGGCGAGCGCGTTTAAAACAGCTTCCGACACTTGACACAAGTTCGCTAAACGAAATCTGCTATCGTTGACCGTATTGTGCACAAGAGTCGCTAAATCGAACGTCGAAGCTGAGACGGATTTAATACTAAAAGTCACACGTACATCGAACAtggatatttgaaaaaataatggaaCAATTGTCCTTACGATTTAGAAGATAAGAAATTCGACCCGGAATATagattatagaatttatttaataatccgCCACTGCATCGAAGCTttcaagaataaataataaatctctGATCAAAGCCACGTATTTCCTGTATCATTTTACACGCATTCCATCCAACCGTGTTCGCCTCTGTCGTGAATCAGACAGATCGGTGTAAGCAGACGTAAAGGTTGCTAGTTTTTAAACGTAAccgaaggaaaggaaagggatTAATCGAGGGAAAAAAGGGGTAGACGGGATCGTAACTCtcgtagaaaagaaagaagaaaaccgTGTTTCCGGTAATCACTAATCGTACCGATAGTGTCAGACTGTTTGGAACGACAGCTTAATcaacgatgaatttttaatatttttgctaTCGTGAATAATCATGATCACATTGGTATTTTCTGTGAGAAAAACGATGGGATTAGATCAGATCGTTAAAAAATGTCGTGAAAGTAAACAATCTCGAACACGAATGATCTATCAAATGAGAAACTTTCGAAGACGTTAAGTtgattctttataaaattacttggatcattttcttcctttcgtttcgtaGAAAGCTACGAATAATTTCACCGAAACAAACAAAaagggaaaggaaaagaagtaAAACGATCATCATTGATTGGTTATCGTTGGGTCAACCATTCCCAAAAATGTTAGCCACGATCTTTCGTCGTTTTCATGATCTTTTTTACGCTTTCGTCGAATCCCTCGTCAGTCGTTCATTCAGTAAACTTTTTACCatacgtcttttttttttcatttttttttgttcatttttttgCCTTAGtagtttttctttattattagaGTATCGTTTATCATATTAATCATTATCATTATACTGCTTCACTACGGTTGGTTGACTCTTGGACGTGGATCTGGATGGAGTGTGGTGTACCGGTGTACCAAATGCgcgtgaaagagagaaaaagctCCATCGTTTGATTcctttcgtatttttttctttcttctccgcatttctctttcctctcctTCCATCGTCCTCGAAGTGAGAACAAGGGGCTCCTATCTCTCCCCCTAATCACGAAATATGCCTCATCCTGACAGTTTTTGTTTCGGTGTTATCCGTTCGGTTTCACCGTCAACTGTTACTTTCTCGAATTATATTGTTGCTCGTATTTGTTGTTTCTTGCGTCTGCTCGCTTTCTTCCCTCAAGACAGGAGCACGACCCTCGTTATCGAGCCCCGAGCTTGTCAaatttctctcctctttccttcttcgccTTCGACTAGCTCGAAAGAGAAACGTACGAATGAATTTGTCATATAAGAAATCAGACGGAATGCAGCGTGCAACGGGAGAATAGCGTTCACCGCTTCTTCCTTCGTCCCGTTTCTCCTTCGGTTTAACAACTTGTTCCGTAACGATTTCGTAGCTCCGTAATTTCGATGCATTTTCGACTAGCACCAAGTTTCAAATCGTAAATCGAAGCGACGCGTGAAAGCGTGATTTTTGCGCGAGATTCGAAGGAATTGGCCCTTCG
Above is a genomic segment from Bombus pascuorum chromosome 9, iyBomPasc1.1, whole genome shotgun sequence containing:
- the LOC132910930 gene encoding diphthamide biosynthesis protein 3, with the protein product MSVYHDEVEIEDFEYDEDEEVYYYPCPCGDQFQISKAELAAGVEEATCPSCSLVIKVIYDKEAFATKQEELVRDEEKLLTTQKV